In the genome of Pleurocapsa minor HA4230-MV1, one region contains:
- a CDS encoding PD-(D/E)XK nuclease family protein: MIFTHIPAQYKTVDRKRQLVFDGQAYPSVSTILAATKPEADRLALQRWRKRVGYAQAQQISTQACRRGTSLHTAINYFLMGQDLPADVPDNLYWHSIKPVLESVLEVHLLESAVYHVEQGYAGRLDCLGTWQGELCVFDWKTASKPKKLDWITDYCLQVTAYTAAVNHLYNVQIERALIAIALEDRAAQIFLLNAADLSHYWQEFLVRLRLWQQQQA, from the coding sequence ATGATATTTACTCATATTCCTGCTCAATATAAAACTGTTGACCGCAAACGCCAATTAGTCTTTGATGGGCAAGCTTATCCTTCTGTCAGCACAATTTTGGCAGCAACTAAACCTGAAGCAGATCGCCTTGCTTTGCAGAGATGGCGTAAACGGGTGGGATATGCACAAGCACAGCAAATTAGTACTCAAGCCTGTCGTCGTGGTACTTCACTTCATACGGCAATCAACTACTTTCTGATGGGGCAAGATTTACCCGCTGATGTGCCAGATAATCTTTATTGGCATTCAATCAAACCTGTTTTAGAATCTGTCTTGGAAGTTCACCTCTTAGAATCGGCGGTTTATCATGTCGAACAGGGTTATGCTGGGCGTTTAGACTGTTTGGGAACGTGGCAAGGGGAATTATGTGTATTTGACTGGAAAACTGCTTCTAAACCAAAAAAACTAGACTGGATTACTGATTATTGTCTCCAGGTTACCGCCTATACCGCTGCTGTCAATCACCTCTACAATGTCCAGATTGAGCGCGCTTTAATTGCGATCGCTCTTGAGGATCGAGCAGCCCAAATTTTCTTGCTCAATGCTGCTGATTTAAGTCATTATTGGCAAGAGTTTCTGGTGCGGTTGCGATTATGGCAGCAACAACAAGCCTAG